TGCAAAATCTGCCGCTGTATACGGAGCTCCTGCTGGGAAAATCCCGGTGTAATTCATATCGATATTCGTATATCTTGTTTTGTTTAAAACCGTAAAATTATTTCCGAGATCATATTTAAACTCTGCTCCTACAACATCTACTTTCGGATGGATTCCGTTTTCAAGATCTCTACTGAAAAAACCTCCCCCAGCTTGCGGAATGTTAAGCTGTCCGATATTTCTGTAGCTGTAAGTTCCGTAGTTTGCATCAAATCCGGGGAATTCTTTCAACGTATTTCCATCCTGAAGCAAAGGAATAGGAAGATAGAATGTATTTCTGTCATCCAGTTTTTTATAATAAACCTTCACATAACCTTTATCCAATACATACTTCAGGTTCATTCTCACCTGTCCGCCATTGTTTGCTTTAAAACCCGTTTTCCGGATGCCGTCATCTGTTCTGTAAAATCCGCCAACGTTAAAAAATAATTTATCTTTCACTAAGGCTCCTCCCAGATTAAGATCTGTACGCATCAATCCATAGGTACTGGTTTCAATCTTTGCTGTTCCTTTAAAATCATTAGTCCCTTCTCTGGTAATAAAATTGATAAGCCCTCCTGGAGAATTATTGGCATAAATAGATCCTGAACCTCCTCTCAAAGCTTCTAAACGGCTCACTGAATTATCTACACGAAAGAAATTATCTGCGTTGGCAAACTGGAGAGCACCATCTTCAAAAACCGGAAGACCATCTTCCTGCACCTGTACAAATTCATAAGCTCCGGCAGAAGGGATTCCCCTTGCGAAAAGGTTATTTCCCACCTCTCCTCCTGAAGTTTCTACAGCGAATCCCGGTACTCTCTGCAACAAAGCTGCGGCACTGATAGGATTCTGCTTTTGAATTTCCTTGGCACTAAATGTTGAAATTGCAGTACTGGACTCTATTTTTTTCTTTGGACTGGAATTTCCAGTAATGACAATCTGATCGATAGAAGAAACTTTTGCAGAATCCTGCGGAGTTTCCTGGGCGTAAGCATTATTAAAGTATAACGTAGCTGTTGCGGCGATTAAAAAGATTGATTTTTTTTTCATAGCCTTATTTTTATTGTTAGTTTCAGTTTTGTTGTAATTTTAAATACACTCCATTCGTCCAACCAAATCCATCCTGATTAGGGTACTCCCCGCCGCCTGCTATCGTTTCTGTATCTAATGCGTTGTATTTTTCCATCAGTTTTCCGGTGTTTTTGTAAACTCTTTCTACATTATAACACCAGTTATTTTTTATTTTCTCTGCCAGTTCATGGAACCCATAATTTTTCATGGCTTTAAAGCCCAGCCACTGATAAGGTGCCCACGCGTTGGGTAGATCCCACTGCTGTCCCGAATTCTTTGTAGTTGTTACCAAACCTCCCTGGTATAGGAACTTGTCGCCCACTGCTTTAGCAATAGCCTCAGCCTGCTTATCCTCTGCAATTCCAAAAAATAATGGGTAAAGAGCCGCAATATGTTCAGACGGTGTTACTGTGTTTTTTTTAATATGATAATCTTTGTAAATCTCTGTATTTTCATCCCAGAAATATTTATTGATCATCTGTCTTCGCTTTGCTGCTCTTTCAGTAAAATAATTTTCTTTTTCCTTAAAATTCTGAAACGCCGAAGATTTTGCCAGGGTCTTTTCCAAATGCCACAAAAGACAATTCAGATCTACTTCTGCAAGATTCAGCGTTTCTATGGTCTGTATATGTTCCCCGTCTGCAAACCATCTGCTGGAAAAATCCCAGCCTGACTCACAGCCGCTTCTTATATTTCTGTAAAACTCTTCTCCTGAAGCACTTTCTTCATCTTCAATATCAATCAGATAGCTTTCAGGACGCGGAGAATTCTCAGCATCATAATAACGGTTCAGAATATCTCCGTCATTAGTTTTGACCACTCTTTTTATACCTGATCCTTTTTCAAGATCTTTTTCTCCATTCATCCAAAAGGCGTATTCTTTTTCCAGGCTGTCATGGTATTTTGTATAGATTTCTTCTTTATGGGTGGTTTCAAAAAGCAGATCCAGCATCAATGAAAAATAAGGAGGCTGCGAACGGCTTAAGAAATGTGTTCTGCTCGCATTCGGGATAAACCCGACATTCTGGATCAGGTAAGAGCAGTTTTCCACAATATTTTCCATCATCTCTACCCTGCCGGAAACCTGAAGCCCCAGCATAATAAAATAGCTGTCCCAATAGAAAAACTCATTGAAACGTCCTCCCGGAACAATGTAAGGCTCCGGCAATTTCAGAAGAGTTCCTTTTTCTTCATAAGCGGTACGGGTAAGCTCATCCCAAAGTTTTTCAATATGCTCCTTAATCGGCAGTTGGTTTTCTCTGTGAATAGAAATCTTTCCAAGAAAATCAAAATGAGACATGACAAACTCCTTAAGATCAAAACCTTCATTGTTCTTTAATTTTTCGTAATCCTCATTGATCTTAATGATGGGAAATAATGGAACAGCATCTGTCATCATTTTTTGATCTTCAAAGATTTCAGATCTCTGTACAGCATCAAAAAGGTTTTGAATTTCGTTGATATAAAGTTGATTATTCATTTTATTTTGTAGGATTTATTTTTAATTTATTCATGAAAATAGCTGATATGATCAATAATGAAAGCGGAATCAAGGAAAGGTAAAATGCCTGCTGCCCGCTAAATTCCTGAAATACAAAACCGGTGATAATAGAACCGATTGTTCCCCCGATTGCTGAAAAAACGACAATCAGACCAGACATTGCACTGTGTAAATATTTGGGTATTGAAGCCAGAATTACAGAATTAATGCTTGGATAAATAGGTGCTAACAGACCTCCCATCAAAGGAAACAGATACACTACCAACGGAGCATTCATCCAGTTTGTATTGGTATCAATATGGATGTTATGGGTAAGAGGCAATACTAAAAGTAAGCTTATTGCAAAACCAACAACACAAAATGAAACAACATAAATCCAGCTGAATTTTTTGGAAAAGAAACCTGATAAAAATCTGCCCAAAGCAAAAGCTCCTGCCAAAACGGCTCCTGCCTGAATACTCATTGAAGTTGGAACTTTTAAAATTTCCTTGTAAAATGTAGGTGTCCACGTCTGAAAGCTTTGCTCTACCAATACAAAAAGAAAGGCACACAGTAAAAAGCACAGCACTTTTTTATAACTGAAGAGACTGGCACTATTTTTCAGGTCACCCAATAAATCCGTTTTCTCACTTTTTGCTTCTTTCTCATTTAATTTTGAAAAGAATAAAAACAGAAATGACAAGGCGGAAAGGATTCCCAGCACCCAATATACGTTCAGCCAGTGCGTAGACTGCGGATTATGATCATCAATATATAAGCTGAATAAAATATTCCCTGCCAATACTCCAATCATAAAAAAACCTTCCAGAAATCCCATGAAGCTTGAGTGCTCTTTATCTGTTTCCGTTACCAGGCCAATAGAGGTGAAAACGGATATTTTGATCAATGCAAAGGAAACCCCGACAATAGCAAACAATAATTTGAAAACCCAAAAACTATTGGTAAACGGCATTACAAAACACATACAACTTACCAAAAATAAAGCGGTCAGCATTGAGTTTTTAATTCCGATCTTAGGCAGAAATGATGCTAAAATGAATGAGCATACAGCAATCGGAAGATCTTTGAAACCTTCCAAAATACTGGCAGAAGATTTCGAGATTCCAAAGTTTTGCTGAACCTGCAGAATAACTGTTCCCACAGAATTCAAAAGAATTGCGAAAACAAAATAGTTCAAAAATAATACTGCCTTTATGTTGAAATTTTTCATAGAGATCATTTCTTGCCGGCTAAGATAGAAGCATTTCTATTAACGATAATTTAACACAGTAAATGAATATTTGAACTATATTAATATAATTAGTATTTTTAATGATTAAATATGATTAACTAAATGAAAGTTACTTTTGAAAGAGTCATACCTAGCGATAAGAGCTCGTTCCGTACGCTTCATAATAACTCCCCTATTTCAGAGTTCAAATGGGAATACCATTATCATCCTGAAATAGAACTCGTCTGTGTTATTACCGGGAGTGGCACCCGTCATGTGGGCTATCATAAAAGCAATTATACTAATGGAGATCTCGTTTTGATTGGTTCTAACATTCCCCATTCCGGATTTGGCCTGAATTCTATTGACCCACATGAAGAAATCGTACTGCAATTCAAAGAGGAAATTCTACAGTTCCCGCAGCAGGAGGTGGAAGCCAGATCTAT
This genomic window from Chryseobacterium sp. MEBOG06 contains:
- a CDS encoding MFS transporter; translated protein: MKNFNIKAVLFLNYFVFAILLNSVGTVILQVQQNFGISKSSASILEGFKDLPIAVCSFILASFLPKIGIKNSMLTALFLVSCMCFVMPFTNSFWVFKLLFAIVGVSFALIKISVFTSIGLVTETDKEHSSFMGFLEGFFMIGVLAGNILFSLYIDDHNPQSTHWLNVYWVLGILSALSFLFLFFSKLNEKEAKSEKTDLLGDLKNSASLFSYKKVLCFLLCAFLFVLVEQSFQTWTPTFYKEILKVPTSMSIQAGAVLAGAFALGRFLSGFFSKKFSWIYVVSFCVVGFAISLLLVLPLTHNIHIDTNTNWMNAPLVVYLFPLMGGLLAPIYPSINSVILASIPKYLHSAMSGLIVVFSAIGGTIGSIITGFVFQEFSGQQAFYLSLIPLSLLIISAIFMNKLKINPTK
- a CDS encoding trehalase family glycosidase — protein: MNNQLYINEIQNLFDAVQRSEIFEDQKMMTDAVPLFPIIKINEDYEKLKNNEGFDLKEFVMSHFDFLGKISIHRENQLPIKEHIEKLWDELTRTAYEEKGTLLKLPEPYIVPGGRFNEFFYWDSYFIMLGLQVSGRVEMMENIVENCSYLIQNVGFIPNASRTHFLSRSQPPYFSLMLDLLFETTHKEEIYTKYHDSLEKEYAFWMNGEKDLEKGSGIKRVVKTNDGDILNRYYDAENSPRPESYLIDIEDEESASGEEFYRNIRSGCESGWDFSSRWFADGEHIQTIETLNLAEVDLNCLLWHLEKTLAKSSAFQNFKEKENYFTERAAKRRQMINKYFWDENTEIYKDYHIKKNTVTPSEHIAALYPLFFGIAEDKQAEAIAKAVGDKFLYQGGLVTTTKNSGQQWDLPNAWAPYQWLGFKAMKNYGFHELAEKIKNNWCYNVERVYKNTGKLMEKYNALDTETIAGGGEYPNQDGFGWTNGVYLKLQQN